From a single Pseudalkalibacillus hwajinpoensis genomic region:
- the cls gene encoding cardiolipin synthase, which translates to MNIISILLGILFVLNLVFATVVIFLERKDAGATWAWLMVLFFIPFLGFIMYLIFGQNLSRRRLFDWENIKKVGIEDLIDEQVSEIKEGIYPFRHEEIAKHKDVIYMHLVNDDAVLTQDNSIELFTDGKEKFDTLIEDIGRAKDHIHFQYYIFQKDSLGKRIVDKLIEKAQEGVKVRVLYDEMGSRKTRKRFFRELMKAGGEVEVFFPSRIPYVNTRLNYRNHRKLVIIDGNLGYVGGFNVGNEYLGLNPKFGYWRDTHLRIEGSAALAMQTRFLLDWNHASHFKVDYEENYFPVISSTGKAGIQIVSSGPDSEWEQIKNGYIKLITSAKRTVFIQTPYFIPDASLLDALRIAALSGVDVRLMIPNKPDHPFVYWATYSYVGELLKAGARIYIYQNGFIHAKTITVDGEISSVGTANIDVRSFRLNFEVNAFIYDEEMTRQLEAIFIKDMEKSDELTDSGYHERSIWIRFKESISRLLSPIL; encoded by the coding sequence ATGAATATCATATCGATTTTGCTAGGAATTTTATTTGTACTAAATCTTGTATTTGCAACAGTGGTAATCTTTCTCGAACGTAAAGATGCCGGTGCAACATGGGCCTGGCTGATGGTTCTGTTTTTTATTCCGTTTCTTGGCTTTATCATGTATTTAATATTCGGACAGAACTTAAGTAGAAGGAGACTCTTTGACTGGGAGAACATTAAAAAAGTCGGCATTGAAGATTTGATTGATGAACAGGTTAGTGAAATCAAAGAAGGTATTTATCCATTCCGGCATGAAGAAATAGCAAAGCACAAAGATGTTATTTACATGCATCTTGTAAATGATGATGCTGTTCTAACTCAGGATAATAGCATTGAATTGTTCACAGATGGAAAAGAGAAATTTGATACCCTTATTGAAGACATTGGCAGGGCTAAAGACCACATCCATTTCCAATACTATATTTTCCAGAAAGATAGTCTTGGTAAGCGAATAGTAGATAAGCTTATAGAGAAAGCTCAAGAAGGTGTTAAAGTCAGGGTTCTTTATGATGAAATGGGTTCGCGAAAAACTCGAAAGCGTTTCTTCAGGGAACTCATGAAAGCAGGGGGAGAAGTTGAAGTCTTTTTCCCATCACGAATTCCTTATGTAAACACCCGATTGAATTATCGAAATCATCGTAAGTTAGTAATCATTGATGGCAATCTTGGCTATGTTGGTGGATTTAATGTTGGAAATGAGTATTTAGGGTTAAATCCGAAGTTTGGCTATTGGCGCGATACCCATCTTCGGATAGAAGGAAGTGCAGCCCTTGCAATGCAAACGAGATTTCTATTGGATTGGAACCACGCTTCACATTTTAAAGTAGACTATGAGGAAAATTATTTTCCGGTCATTTCTTCAACTGGTAAAGCAGGTATCCAAATTGTTAGCAGTGGTCCTGATTCAGAATGGGAACAAATTAAGAATGGTTATATTAAGCTGATTACATCTGCAAAGCGAACGGTTTTCATACAGACACCATACTTTATCCCTGATGCGAGTCTATTAGATGCGCTTCGTATCGCCGCGCTAAGCGGTGTTGATGTAAGACTGATGATTCCAAATAAGCCAGACCATCCATTTGTTTACTGGGCCACTTATTCATACGTTGGTGAGCTGTTAAAAGCTGGAGCGAGAATATACATTTATCAAAATGGATTTATCCATGCGAAAACGATTACTGTTGATGGGGAAATTTCCTCAGTGGGAACTGCGAACATTGATGTGCGTAGTTTTAGACTGAATTTCGAAGTGAATGCCTTCATTTACGATGAAGAAATGACTCGCCAGCTTGAAGCCATTTTCATAAAAGATATGGAAAAAAGTGACGAGTTAACCGATTCAGGCTATCATGAACGATCAATATGGATTCGATTTAAAGAGTCCATTTCTAGGTTGCTATCGCCAATTTTATAA
- a CDS encoding peptidoglycan D,D-transpeptidase FtsI family protein gives MIKAKMRKTHVPFRLNILFLFVFLLFSILILRLGVIQIVQGEDFERISEQTENVIAKSSAPRGKMYDRYGRVLVDNEPTFTLTYIRSQSTKQQERHEVAKKLATFIEMDADNVTERDLKDFWIITRADKAKAKLSEEEWSNLSSKKAYQLQIDRINEEDLKEITSNKDEMEIAAIKREMDSGYALSSQAIKKGLTRDEIAKISENLEALPGIDIQPDAERVYPYGETMETMFGNLGQIPKESLKDYTMKGYEQNDLVGISYLEKQYESLLRGQKAMKKYVTDKSGKPIDEPEVMPGKRGNDLVLTVDIDLQQELEVILEEELRKARASGNPEADRAFAIAMNPNTGEILSFGGTKYDSKENDYMEYSYGTLSESYAMGSSVKGASVLTGYEAGVIGHGTTLYDTPIIIAEGMPKASYANLGYVNDVTALERSSNVYMFRIAMMMANYDYVPRTAGIPWDTDAYSEVRYYFNQFGLGTKTGIDMPIESTGINGGIQQVGNLMDLMIGQFDTYTPLQMVQYISTIANGGKRIQPHFLKEVHEASHVNGLSDIIVEQHETNVLNHIQMSDSDINRVQNGLWRVTNGSDGTATKYFKGADYSHAGKTGTAEIGDKYNLTFVGYAPYENPEIALAVVVPDMTDDGEPINKEIAQRLFKAYFDLKEKPKPATPTDEEAEEAA, from the coding sequence ATGATTAAAGCGAAAATGAGAAAAACACATGTGCCGTTTCGACTGAATATATTATTTCTCTTTGTATTTCTACTGTTTTCAATTTTAATTCTTAGACTTGGAGTGATTCAGATTGTGCAGGGAGAAGATTTTGAGCGAATTTCAGAACAAACTGAAAATGTAATCGCTAAATCGTCTGCTCCAAGAGGGAAGATGTATGATCGTTATGGCAGAGTACTTGTGGATAATGAGCCAACATTTACGCTGACCTATATACGAAGTCAAAGTACTAAACAGCAGGAGAGGCATGAAGTGGCTAAGAAGCTGGCAACCTTTATTGAAATGGATGCAGATAATGTAACTGAGCGAGATTTAAAGGATTTCTGGATTATTACAAGGGCGGATAAAGCAAAAGCGAAGTTGTCTGAAGAAGAATGGTCGAACTTGAGCTCAAAAAAAGCTTATCAGCTTCAAATTGATCGCATTAATGAAGAAGACCTGAAAGAAATTACATCTAACAAAGATGAGATGGAAATCGCTGCGATTAAGAGAGAAATGGATTCGGGATATGCGTTATCGTCGCAAGCGATAAAGAAAGGATTAACACGTGACGAAATCGCTAAAATTAGCGAGAATCTCGAAGCTTTACCTGGCATTGACATTCAACCTGACGCTGAGCGTGTCTATCCATACGGTGAAACAATGGAAACCATGTTCGGTAACCTTGGCCAAATCCCTAAAGAATCCTTAAAGGACTACACCATGAAGGGATATGAACAGAACGATCTCGTTGGGATTAGCTACCTTGAGAAGCAGTACGAGTCCTTATTAAGAGGTCAAAAAGCGATGAAAAAATACGTAACAGATAAATCCGGGAAGCCTATTGATGAACCTGAAGTTATGCCGGGGAAACGCGGAAATGATCTTGTGCTAACCGTTGATATTGACCTTCAGCAGGAGCTAGAGGTGATTCTTGAAGAAGAATTGAGAAAGGCAAGGGCTAGTGGAAATCCTGAAGCTGATCGAGCATTCGCAATTGCGATGAATCCGAACACGGGTGAGATCTTATCATTTGGAGGTACGAAATACGATTCAAAAGAAAATGATTATATGGAGTATTCTTACGGTACATTATCAGAATCGTATGCGATGGGTTCCTCTGTAAAAGGAGCATCAGTCCTAACAGGATATGAGGCAGGGGTTATTGGCCATGGCACGACCTTGTATGATACACCAATTATAATTGCTGAAGGCATGCCAAAGGCATCATATGCGAATCTTGGCTATGTGAATGATGTGACTGCTCTTGAGCGGTCATCAAACGTGTACATGTTCCGTATTGCTATGATGATGGCGAACTATGACTATGTACCAAGAACTGCAGGAATTCCCTGGGATACAGATGCTTATAGCGAAGTTCGCTATTACTTTAATCAGTTTGGTCTTGGTACCAAAACAGGTATTGATATGCCGATTGAGTCCACGGGTATCAACGGGGGTATCCAACAGGTTGGTAACTTAATGGACTTGATGATTGGTCAGTTTGATACGTATACACCATTACAGATGGTTCAATATATTTCAACAATCGCTAATGGAGGAAAGCGAATTCAACCTCACTTTTTAAAAGAAGTTCATGAAGCCTCACACGTAAATGGACTTTCCGATATTATTGTTGAACAGCATGAAACAAATGTTTTGAACCACATTCAAATGAGTGACAGTGATATTAATAGGGTTCAGAATGGTCTGTGGAGAGTAACCAATGGAAGTGATGGTACTGCGACTAAATACTTTAAAGGAGCTGATTATAGCCATGCAGGAAAAACAGGGACTGCTGAAATAGGTGATAAATATAACCTTACCTTTGTAGGTTATGCACCGTATGAAAACCCTGAAATTGCACTTGCTGTAGTAGTACCAGACATGACGGATGACGGAGAACCGATTAATAAAGAAATTGCTCAACGATTATTTAAGGCTTACTTTGATCTGAAAGAAAAGCCTAAACCAGCTACGCCAACAGACGAAGAGGCAGAAGAAGCTGCATAG
- a CDS encoding sodium-dependent transporter — MSQNEQWSSRLGFILAAAGSAIGLGAIWKFPYTAGQNGGGAFFLIFILFTLILGLPLLLAEFSIGRTAQSNAVDSYKTIAPASKWYRVGIMGMVTSFILLSFYSVIGGWIISYLYKAFTGQLTGLSSDEYAEVFGTTISNPFISVLAQFVFILLTILVVARGVEKGIEQASKIMMPALFLLFIILVIRAVTLEGAMEGIVFLLQPDFSKVTSQTILEAMGQSFFTLSVGVSVMVTYSSYLPKTQSLPRSAISIVAMNIFIVLLAGLAIFPAVFAFDLEVGAGPVLLFNVLPTVFSQLPFGMLFFIAFLVLFLFAALTSAFSMLEIIVSVISKGERNKRKKWAWIIGLLIFIVGIPSALSYGLLSDVTLFNKTIFDLADYAVSNILLPIGALLIAIFVPLKMKKTALFEELKRGSGLKRGLFETWYFLIRYVAPLLILLVMLDVLGIW, encoded by the coding sequence ATGAGTCAGAACGAACAATGGTCCTCAAGGCTTGGGTTTATTTTAGCCGCAGCTGGATCCGCAATTGGACTTGGAGCCATCTGGAAATTTCCTTACACCGCCGGGCAAAATGGAGGTGGCGCCTTTTTCCTGATTTTTATCTTATTTACCCTTATACTCGGTTTACCTTTGCTGCTCGCTGAATTTTCCATTGGACGAACTGCACAAAGCAACGCAGTAGATTCTTATAAAACAATTGCTCCTGCATCAAAGTGGTATCGGGTAGGGATTATGGGAATGGTCACTTCTTTTATCCTGCTCTCTTTTTACAGCGTTATCGGAGGCTGGATTATTTCCTATCTTTACAAAGCCTTTACTGGTCAACTAACCGGGTTATCTTCTGATGAGTATGCAGAGGTTTTCGGGACAACTATTTCCAATCCATTTATTAGCGTATTAGCTCAGTTCGTCTTTATTTTATTAACCATTCTCGTCGTTGCAAGAGGGGTAGAAAAAGGGATTGAACAGGCAAGTAAAATTATGATGCCTGCTCTGTTCCTGCTTTTCATTATCCTTGTGATTCGAGCTGTCACACTTGAAGGCGCTATGGAAGGGATCGTCTTTTTACTGCAACCCGATTTCTCAAAAGTGACTTCTCAAACCATTCTTGAAGCAATGGGACAGTCTTTCTTCACCTTAAGTGTTGGTGTGTCTGTCATGGTTACGTACAGCTCCTATCTACCAAAAACTCAGAGCTTACCACGCTCAGCGATTTCGATTGTAGCAATGAATATCTTTATCGTGCTACTGGCAGGTCTGGCTATTTTCCCTGCGGTGTTTGCTTTTGATTTGGAAGTCGGTGCTGGCCCTGTTCTGCTCTTTAATGTGCTGCCGACTGTATTCAGTCAACTACCGTTCGGAATGCTTTTCTTCATTGCATTCTTAGTGCTCTTCCTGTTTGCCGCCTTAACGTCAGCCTTCTCTATGCTTGAAATTATTGTTTCTGTCATTTCAAAAGGCGAACGAAATAAACGTAAAAAGTGGGCATGGATCATTGGCCTTTTGATTTTTATCGTCGGGATCCCATCCGCCCTTTCATATGGACTACTAAGCGATGTGACGCTATTTAACAAAACCATCTTTGACCTAGCTGATTATGCAGTAAGCAATATACTCTTACCAATTGGCGCCCTGCTTATCGCAATCTTTGTACCTCTTAAAATGAAGAAAACAGCTTTATTTGAAGAATTAAAGCGTGGAAGTGGGTTGAAAAGGGGACTATTTGAAACGTGGTATTTCCTTATTCGTTACGTCGCACCGCTACTTATCCTTTTAGTAATGTTAGATGTGCTTGGGATCTGGTAA
- a CDS encoding BCCT family transporter, whose product MDKRLIDWPTFLGALCLLLLVTVPLVLFPESGKEFVNKANEFVTTQFGVLYLIVGLGIFFFLIYVAFSDNGRVKLGEENERPEFNNFSWVGMLFCAGIGSSILYWGTIEWAYYYQGPPFGIEPGTKDAILWASTYGIFHWGPIAWAIYTLPALPMAYFYYVRKKPVLKISEATRPLIGNFADGPLGTLIDVLFMFGLLGGAGTTLALGTPMIAEGINSLTGIGVTMVLKTFILVLVTAIFAISAYSGLRKGIKVLSDINLVLAIFLLLFVLIFGPTRFLVETTTNSVGLLLDNFFHMSTWTEPYNALGPYNETGFPESWTVFYWAWWLVYAPFVGLFVAKISRGRSIKQMILGTISYGTFGSLLFFGILGNYGLHMQLTGKFDVIGVLNDQGAPRAIIDTIGQLPLSWLMIFIFTILAIIFLATTFDSSSYILASVVQKEVEDEPLRWNRLFWAFALCLMPLVLMFVGGLGTLQTASIVGGFPLLFIMIMLGWSFMRASTEDIRASEHYEPKTYSLNYKKILQTLRLKKKKDEQQKGPVDAHFEKEKEDK is encoded by the coding sequence ATGGATAAACGGTTAATTGATTGGCCTACGTTTCTCGGTGCACTATGTTTATTACTTCTCGTGACTGTCCCGCTCGTTCTTTTCCCTGAAAGTGGTAAGGAGTTTGTCAACAAAGCAAATGAGTTTGTGACAACACAATTTGGTGTCCTTTACTTGATTGTAGGACTGGGGATTTTCTTTTTCCTCATTTATGTTGCATTCAGTGACAATGGACGCGTTAAACTCGGTGAAGAAAACGAGCGTCCTGAATTCAATAACTTCTCCTGGGTGGGTATGCTTTTCTGTGCCGGGATCGGTTCGAGTATTTTATACTGGGGGACAATCGAGTGGGCTTATTATTATCAGGGCCCTCCATTCGGCATTGAACCTGGAACGAAAGATGCGATTTTATGGGCTAGTACATACGGAATCTTTCACTGGGGGCCGATTGCATGGGCGATCTATACATTGCCCGCTTTGCCAATGGCCTATTTTTATTATGTTCGGAAAAAACCAGTGTTGAAAATCAGTGAAGCTACGAGACCTTTAATCGGGAATTTTGCTGATGGACCACTAGGCACATTGATTGATGTACTGTTTATGTTCGGTTTACTTGGCGGAGCGGGTACTACACTTGCGCTAGGAACACCAATGATTGCAGAAGGTATCAATTCACTCACTGGTATTGGTGTAACAATGGTGTTAAAAACCTTCATTCTTGTGCTCGTAACTGCGATTTTCGCAATTAGTGCGTATTCCGGTTTACGAAAAGGAATCAAAGTTCTTTCAGACATCAATTTAGTTCTGGCGATTTTCCTGCTTCTTTTTGTCCTAATTTTTGGGCCAACTCGCTTTCTCGTCGAAACGACCACGAACAGCGTTGGTTTGCTGCTTGATAACTTTTTTCATATGAGTACGTGGACAGAGCCATACAACGCTCTAGGACCATACAACGAAACAGGGTTTCCCGAAAGCTGGACTGTTTTCTACTGGGCATGGTGGCTTGTATACGCTCCTTTTGTTGGATTGTTTGTTGCGAAAATCTCACGTGGGCGTTCCATTAAGCAAATGATCCTAGGTACGATTAGCTATGGCACCTTTGGTAGTCTTCTGTTTTTCGGTATTCTCGGCAACTACGGTCTTCATATGCAACTAACAGGAAAATTCGATGTTATCGGCGTGCTGAATGACCAGGGTGCGCCGAGAGCCATCATCGACACGATCGGACAACTCCCATTATCCTGGCTCATGATTTTTATTTTCACTATTTTGGCGATTATCTTTCTTGCCACAACTTTTGATTCGAGTTCCTATATCCTTGCCTCCGTTGTACAAAAAGAAGTGGAGGATGAGCCTTTACGCTGGAATCGTCTCTTCTGGGCATTTGCACTTTGCTTAATGCCACTTGTCCTCATGTTTGTAGGAGGTCTCGGTACCCTGCAAACCGCAAGTATTGTGGGGGGATTCCCACTTCTCTTTATCATGATTATGCTCGGGTGGTCCTTCATGCGAGCTTCAACAGAAGACATTCGAGCATCTGAACATTACGAACCAAAAACTTACTCTCTAAATTACAAGAAAATCTTACAAACACTCCGTCTCAAAAAGAAAAAAGACGAGCAGCAAAAAGGACCAGTAGATGCTCACTTTGAGAAAGAAAAAGAAGACAAATAA
- a CDS encoding MGMT family protein: MTYGQIAGLAGSPRGARQVVRILHSMSSKYDLPWHRVINAKGEMGIKSGEGFIRQRMQLEEEGVEFSSQDKIDLRVYQAIGSNQNLPYIKEDDLM, translated from the coding sequence ATGACTTATGGCCAGATCGCTGGTCTCGCTGGTAGTCCGCGCGGCGCAAGACAGGTCGTTCGTATTCTGCACTCGATGAGTAGCAAGTATGATTTACCGTGGCATCGCGTTATAAATGCAAAAGGTGAAATGGGAATTAAGAGTGGGGAGGGCTTTATCAGGCAGAGGATGCAGCTAGAGGAAGAAGGTGTGGAATTTTCATCTCAGGATAAAATTGATTTGAGAGTGTACCAGGCGATTGGATCGAATCAAAACTTACCATACATAAAAGAAGATGACCTTATGTAA
- a CDS encoding MerR family transcriptional regulator — translation MSYKDKKVLPIGSVSELTGLSLRKIRYYEERGLILPERSGGGTRKFSFTDVEKLMDIANQIEDGMQTFEIKKMYKKEKQKDKDKIRDEMIRGQLNAAFKMTK, via the coding sequence ATGTCATACAAAGATAAAAAAGTTTTGCCGATCGGATCTGTCAGTGAGTTAACCGGACTATCTTTACGAAAAATTCGCTACTATGAGGAAAGAGGCCTTATCCTCCCGGAAAGATCAGGTGGAGGTACTCGAAAATTCTCATTTACGGATGTAGAGAAATTAATGGATATTGCTAACCAGATTGAAGATGGAATGCAAACCTTTGAGATTAAAAAGATGTACAAAAAAGAGAAGCAAAAAGATAAAGATAAAATCAGAGATGAGATGATCCGCGGACAGCTCAATGCCGCATTTAAAATGACGAAATAA
- a CDS encoding HPr family phosphocarrier protein, producing the protein MAYTETVLITGKVTMAFIMDFVKTANDFTSYIIVEVDGKRLNAKSLLSMGRLTGHFGPITIIATGPDGENAANHLKQLCAGVQKKSV; encoded by the coding sequence ATGGCGTACACAGAAACCGTTTTGATCACAGGGAAAGTAACGATGGCCTTTATAATGGATTTTGTCAAAACTGCGAATGACTTTACTAGCTATATTATTGTGGAAGTTGATGGCAAACGATTGAATGCCAAAAGTCTGCTCAGCATGGGACGCCTTACAGGTCACTTTGGGCCAATTACGATCATTGCGACGGGCCCTGATGGAGAAAATGCTGCAAATCACCTGAAGCAGCTATGTGCCGGTGTTCAAAAGAAGAGCGTTTAA
- the proC gene encoding pyrroline-5-carboxylate reductase: MTNLTNIGFLGAGSMAEAMVEGIITSEFVYPEQLILMNRSNSARLYELRKKYNVETTHCLKELIEQSNVIILAVKPIDAAHALEEIRPYMTDNHLVISVLAGVTTSYIEESLETKTPVVRAMPNTSATIGASATAISPGKYTDSTHSLFATQLFETIGTVALVPEDQLDAVTGLSGSGPAYFYYMVECMEKAASANGLDKETARSLILQTITGAAEMLSITNHSPSLLRERITSPGGTTQAALAILEEYQFEEAIVACVTGATKRSKELGKSFEKQHD, from the coding sequence ATGACGAACCTAACGAATATCGGATTTCTCGGGGCCGGCTCAATGGCCGAAGCAATGGTGGAGGGAATCATTACAAGTGAATTTGTATATCCAGAACAGCTTATTCTTATGAATCGCTCAAATTCTGCCCGGCTTTATGAATTGAGAAAAAAATATAACGTAGAAACGACGCATTGCCTTAAAGAACTCATTGAGCAATCTAATGTGATCATTTTAGCGGTGAAACCAATTGACGCGGCTCATGCGTTAGAAGAAATACGTCCATATATGACAGATAACCATCTCGTTATTTCTGTTCTAGCAGGAGTAACAACTTCATATATCGAGGAGTCACTCGAAACAAAAACACCCGTTGTCCGTGCAATGCCGAACACATCAGCGACCATCGGGGCTTCTGCCACCGCCATTTCACCAGGAAAGTACACCGATTCCACTCATTCATTATTTGCTACACAACTATTTGAAACGATCGGAACCGTGGCTCTAGTTCCCGAAGATCAACTTGATGCTGTTACCGGTTTATCAGGAAGCGGACCAGCCTACTTCTATTATATGGTGGAATGTATGGAAAAAGCAGCAAGTGCTAACGGTCTGGACAAAGAAACAGCACGAAGCTTAATTCTGCAGACGATAACCGGAGCAGCTGAAATGTTAAGCATTACGAACCATTCCCCCTCCCTTCTCCGCGAAAGGATAACGAGTCCAGGTGGTACAACACAGGCTGCACTAGCTATTTTAGAAGAGTATCAGTTTGAGGAAGCCATCGTGGCCTGTGTTACCGGGGCGACAAAACGTTCTAAAGAATTAGGAAAATCATTTGAGAAACAACATGATTAA
- a CDS encoding MBL fold metallo-hydrolase, whose amino-acid sequence MNITKANEILSITVPTPFPVGPVNCYVIKGDAITLVDTGPRTSEAKEALQYQLQQHGLTFEQLDQVVLTHHHPDHIGLVGMLMKEGKQVLGHWKNDRWLQLSDSFLKEYETFMTSIYREAGVSEEYFDHVRDVRGYHSYADRAQCDFHLSEGDSIPGCTGWTVMETPGHAQSHISLLHEQSGTMIAGDHLIKNISSNPLLEPPYVKGTERPKPLLQQRNSYQKTLDAHLSFVYTGHGEPILNPDELIRERFLKQEDRSAKVASFLKEEPLTAFELCQKLFPGIYKKQTGLTLSETIGHLDYLFSEGVITKIQSGEKALYRRR is encoded by the coding sequence TTGAATATAACAAAGGCTAATGAAATCCTTTCAATCACGGTGCCGACCCCGTTTCCAGTTGGTCCGGTAAATTGTTATGTTATTAAAGGGGACGCAATTACACTCGTAGATACCGGCCCCCGTACTTCAGAAGCAAAAGAGGCTTTACAATATCAACTCCAACAGCACGGTCTGACATTTGAACAGTTAGATCAGGTTGTACTAACTCATCATCACCCAGACCATATTGGGCTTGTTGGCATGTTGATGAAGGAAGGAAAGCAGGTACTGGGTCACTGGAAAAATGATCGATGGCTTCAGCTGAGCGATTCCTTCTTAAAGGAGTATGAAACGTTTATGACTAGCATATATCGGGAGGCAGGCGTAAGTGAAGAATATTTCGATCATGTTCGGGATGTAAGAGGGTATCATTCTTATGCTGATCGTGCGCAATGTGATTTTCACCTTTCGGAAGGTGATTCAATACCAGGATGCACAGGATGGACGGTTATGGAAACTCCTGGCCATGCTCAAAGTCACATTTCTTTACTCCATGAACAAAGCGGGACAATGATCGCAGGAGACCATTTAATTAAAAACATTTCTTCAAATCCTCTCCTCGAGCCGCCATATGTGAAGGGGACTGAACGTCCAAAGCCACTTCTTCAACAGCGGAACTCTTATCAAAAAACTCTGGACGCACATCTTTCTTTTGTATATACCGGTCATGGAGAACCTATTTTAAATCCAGATGAATTAATTAGAGAACGCTTTTTGAAACAAGAAGATCGCTCTGCTAAAGTGGCTTCTTTCCTGAAGGAAGAGCCTTTGACGGCATTTGAATTGTGTCAAAAGTTATTTCCGGGGATCTATAAAAAACAAACTGGCTTGACTCTTTCTGAAACGATAGGTCATCTCGATTATTTGTTTTCAGAAGGCGTGATTACTAAAATACAGAGTGGAGAAAAGGCGCTTTACAGAAGACGCTAG